A region of Mammaliicoccus sp. Dog046 DNA encodes the following proteins:
- a CDS encoding GNAT family N-acetyltransferase: MKVRKFESKDAEAVSKMIIHTLRTTNIKDESEEEIENVVSTITPQSLIERASFTHFYLFEDNDEVIATGAIGPYWDSETESSLFTIFVTPEYQDRGIGKLIIQTLENDYYYRRANRIEIPASLTAVNFYKKYGYDYKNGITTQDDEGIVRMEKFK, translated from the coding sequence ATGAAGGTTAGAAAGTTCGAATCTAAGGATGCAGAAGCGGTTAGTAAAATGATTATTCATACGTTAAGAACGACGAATATTAAAGATGAATCTGAAGAAGAAATAGAAAACGTTGTATCGACAATTACACCACAGTCTTTAATAGAAAGAGCGAGTTTTACTCATTTTTATTTGTTTGAAGATAATGACGAAGTAATTGCTACTGGCGCGATAGGACCTTATTGGGATAGTGAAACAGAAAGTAGCTTATTTACCATATTTGTTACACCCGAATACCAAGATAGAGGTATAGGTAAATTAATTATTCAAACACTGGAAAATGATTATTACTATAGAAGAGCTAATCGCATTGAAATTCCAGCCTCATTAACAGCGGTAAATTTCTATAAAAAGTACGGATACGATTATAAGAATGGTATCACGACACAAGATGATGAAGGTATTGTTAGAATGGAGAAATTTAAATAA
- a CDS encoding thermonuclease family protein: MKKFLFWGLCIIIFAMIVGIFSEDSTDNESGNQSKDKVKEEQKKSNKPKQVTKEKTESTEVQSVEDDKAQDDADQTESSTEEVKKKTKKSYTPGTTDRIPVELADTVDGDTAKFFYNGKKSSFRFLLIDTPETKHPRLGKQPFGQEASDRTKELLTNANQIEVEFDVGGKQDKYQRYLAYIYVDGEMLNDILVEEGLAKVAYVYPPSTRYLEQLESSEAIAKEQKRGIWSLGSAFDEETTEQATTQTPEVQRTPEVSTESPSVENSNRNESYPNCTELRKVYPNGVPSTHPAYALKHDRDKDNFACEAS; the protein is encoded by the coding sequence ATGAAGAAATTTTTATTTTGGGGTTTATGTATTATCATTTTTGCTATGATTGTGGGGATTTTTAGCGAGGACAGTACGGATAACGAATCGGGAAATCAAAGTAAAGATAAGGTGAAGGAAGAACAGAAAAAATCAAATAAGCCAAAGCAAGTAACGAAAGAAAAAACAGAGTCGACGGAAGTTCAATCAGTTGAGGATGATAAAGCACAAGACGACGCCGATCAAACAGAATCTTCAACTGAAGAGGTTAAGAAAAAAACAAAAAAATCTTACACGCCAGGAACGACAGATCGTATTCCTGTAGAATTGGCAGATACAGTTGATGGTGACACAGCGAAATTCTTTTATAATGGAAAGAAATCGTCATTTAGATTTTTGTTAATTGATACACCAGAAACGAAACATCCGAGGTTAGGTAAGCAGCCTTTTGGTCAGGAAGCTTCAGATAGAACAAAAGAATTACTGACGAATGCGAATCAAATTGAAGTAGAATTTGATGTGGGTGGTAAACAAGATAAGTATCAAAGATATTTAGCATACATATATGTAGATGGAGAAATGCTGAATGATATTTTAGTGGAAGAAGGATTAGCGAAAGTTGCTTATGTTTATCCACCAAGTACACGTTACTTAGAACAGTTGGAAAGTTCAGAAGCAATTGCTAAAGAACAAAAACGAGGTATTTGGAGCCTTGGAAGTGCTTTTGATGAAGAGACGACAGAACAAGCAACAACGCAAACGCCGGAAGTACAGCGTACACCAGAAGTTTCAACTGAGTCACCAAGTGTAGAGAATAGTAATCGCAATGAATCTTATCCAAATTGTACAGAATTGAGAAAAGTTTATCCAAATGGCGTGCCAAGTACGCATCCAGCATATGCACTGAAACATGATAGAGATAAAGATAACTTTGCTTGTGAAGCGAGCTAA
- a CDS encoding DinB family protein, which yields MDNQEYEWVKGTRHILLEQCSTLSEEELSKSFDVGFQSIKQTLVHIAGCYHAWLGSYVLNLTSTPLNKEKDIEDVSFDDIVDYFKRADQYVEAVLNLSEDEFYFIHDKKLSWRPDSPMVHKSAKQLLFHSISHEFHHKGQIVTFIRLLGYTPKNTDVLGIDTI from the coding sequence ATGGATAATCAAGAATATGAATGGGTAAAGGGAACGCGTCATATTTTGTTGGAACAGTGTTCTACTTTAAGTGAAGAAGAATTATCAAAGTCTTTTGATGTTGGTTTTCAATCTATAAAGCAAACATTAGTACATATTGCGGGTTGCTATCATGCATGGTTAGGATCATATGTGCTTAATCTTACGTCAACACCTTTAAACAAGGAAAAAGACATAGAAGATGTATCGTTTGATGATATCGTTGATTATTTTAAACGTGCTGATCAATATGTTGAAGCAGTGTTGAATTTAAGTGAGGATGAATTCTATTTTATACATGATAAGAAACTGTCATGGAGACCAGATAGTCCTATGGTTCATAAATCAGCTAAACAATTATTATTCCATTCTATTAGCCATGAATTTCATCATAAAGGACAAATTGTAACGTTCATTCGTTTACTTGGTTATACGCCTAAAAATACTGATGTATTAGGGATAGATACTATATAA
- a CDS encoding SpaA isopeptide-forming pilin-related protein: MKNISVLLSFLLLFTQMFVFNNQALAKDLTNQVINDINIVKQDGSSGEFSHRERAKISVSFAGNGTKISTNDTLSVNLPKELLGFNSSIALKNSEGITLGTCNVTNSSIDCTFNDNVEKLDNIRGEFFFEAEINKSEEGTHNVNLDFGNTNITKTITVNNGSASGVESDEIFYKSGQILPDDVGNIQWALRFNNKQDYFRGNDPALISDTLGSGMELNKDSLQLSVKQINEAQPRFYSVEEFENAGLGNVDVNGNNINVRFNTPSYNELMVYYSTKITDNSLKSFENQSSATYIDKNEKQVTENSNATVQNINSGGKAEGDLAKYSGKVVINKVGNDENGNSKPLEGAEFELVNLDGEVVGKGTTDSNGTLAFDNIKGGTYTLKETKIPEGYKIDEANFPNQVVLDFEKDKEININVVNIKEPTEEPTTEEPTTEEPTTEEPTTEEPTTEEPTTEEPTTEEPTTEEPNKGESITGKSTEEKMNKDQQNKKAIESNDQGEKDQARNNHSEKAANSTGTPEKSQQKDNGKSQDSGNKGGVLPNTGEAIQNHPIITTASILLLLAFGISLVFYRRKQQ, from the coding sequence ATGAAAAATATTTCAGTTTTACTAAGTTTTTTATTACTTTTTACTCAAATGTTTGTTTTTAATAATCAAGCATTAGCAAAGGATTTAACGAATCAAGTGATTAACGATATCAATATTGTTAAACAAGATGGATCTAGTGGTGAATTTTCACACAGAGAAAGAGCTAAGATTTCCGTTTCGTTTGCTGGAAATGGCACTAAAATTTCTACAAACGATACTTTGTCTGTCAATTTACCAAAAGAATTATTAGGTTTTAATTCTTCAATTGCTTTAAAGAATTCTGAAGGCATCACGCTTGGCACTTGTAATGTAACTAATAGTTCAATAGATTGTACTTTTAATGATAATGTTGAAAAACTAGATAATATTAGAGGGGAATTCTTCTTTGAAGCAGAAATAAATAAATCAGAAGAAGGTACTCATAATGTTAATTTAGATTTTGGAAATACAAATATAACTAAAACAATCACTGTAAATAATGGTTCAGCTTCAGGCGTTGAGTCTGATGAAATATTTTATAAATCTGGTCAAATACTACCTGATGACGTTGGTAATATACAATGGGCATTAAGGTTTAACAATAAACAAGATTATTTTAGAGGAAATGATCCTGCATTAATTTCAGATACACTTGGAAGCGGTATGGAATTAAACAAAGATAGCTTGCAATTATCTGTAAAACAAATAAACGAAGCACAACCAAGATTTTATTCTGTTGAAGAATTTGAAAATGCTGGATTAGGAAATGTTGATGTAAATGGAAATAACATCAATGTTAGGTTCAATACACCGAGTTATAATGAATTGATGGTATATTATTCTACAAAAATCACTGATAATTCATTGAAATCATTTGAAAATCAATCATCAGCTACTTATATAGATAAGAATGAAAAACAGGTAACTGAAAATTCTAATGCTACTGTTCAGAATATTAATTCTGGAGGTAAGGCAGAGGGCGATTTAGCAAAATATAGTGGTAAGGTAGTTATTAATAAAGTTGGAAATGATGAAAATGGAAATTCTAAACCACTTGAAGGTGCTGAATTTGAATTAGTCAATTTAGATGGAGAAGTAGTTGGCAAAGGTACAACGGATTCAAATGGAACACTTGCTTTTGATAATATTAAAGGTGGAACATATACACTTAAAGAGACTAAAATTCCTGAGGGATACAAGATTGATGAAGCAAACTTCCCAAATCAAGTAGTCTTAGATTTTGAAAAAGATAAAGAAATTAATATAAATGTTGTTAATATTAAAGAACCTACTGAAGAACCAACAACGGAAGAGCCGACGACAGAAGAACCAACAACGGAGGAACCAACAACGGAGGAACCGACAACGGAAGAGCCGACAACGGAAGAGCCAACAACAGAGGAACCGACAACGGAGGAACCAAATAAAGGTGAATCAATTACAGGCAAATCAACTGAAGAAAAAATGAATAAAGATCAACAAAATAAAAAAGCTATAGAATCCAATGACCAAGGTGAAAAAGATCAAGCTAGAAATAATCATTCCGAAAAAGCAGCGAATAGTACAGGAACACCTGAGAAATCACAACAAAAAGATAATGGAAAATCTCAAGATAGTGGTAATAAAGGTGGAGTCTTACCTAATACGGGTGAAGCAATTCAAAATCATCCAATAATAACTACAGCAAGTATATTGTTATTATTAGCTTTCGGAATCTCTCTAGTATTCTATAGAAGAAAACAACAATAA
- a CDS encoding sugar O-acetyltransferase, translating to MTKDFDYMQMLKGELYLADEIHEENGAKHAKMLAQKINQTPIEDTETIVQLERELFGSTGKHIYVHPPLHVDYGRHVNIGDYFFANMDCIFLDVNEINIGHHVMFGPRVCLYTAGHPTDPTIRNELLEFGLPITIEDNVWVGGNAVILPGVTIGKNAIVASGAVVTKDVPPNTIVGGNPAKVIKQITDEDYEKWSKLKEEYHRKKALYK from the coding sequence ATGACAAAAGATTTTGATTATATGCAGATGTTAAAAGGCGAATTATATTTAGCAGACGAAATTCATGAGGAAAACGGTGCTAAACATGCTAAGATGCTTGCTCAAAAAATTAATCAAACACCTATTGAAGATACTGAGACAATCGTTCAATTGGAAAGAGAACTGTTTGGTAGTACAGGAAAACATATATATGTTCATCCGCCTTTACACGTCGACTATGGTAGACATGTAAACATCGGTGATTATTTCTTCGCTAACATGGATTGCATATTCTTAGATGTAAATGAAATTAATATCGGACATCACGTCATGTTTGGTCCAAGAGTCTGCTTATACACAGCTGGTCATCCAACAGATCCTACAATTCGTAATGAATTATTAGAATTTGGACTACCTATTACTATAGAAGATAACGTCTGGGTTGGTGGTAATGCCGTCATTCTACCAGGCGTGACTATCGGTAAGAATGCCATTGTCGCATCAGGTGCCGTCGTTACGAAAGACGTGCCACCTAATACCATCGTCGGTGGCAATCCTGCAAAAGTCATCAAACAAATTACAGATGAAGATTATGAAAAATGGTCAAAGTTAAAAGAAGAATATCATCGTAAAAAAGCTTTATATAAATAG
- a CDS encoding DUF1440 domain-containing protein, whose product MKEREGLSLTQMIYAALIGGLLSGVVKLGWEVMLPPRTPERNATNPPQELLQKFGFSSDFTHMSYQFSEQSMPWVSFIVHFGFAIAFAFIYIILVKRFAKVSMGYGAVFGVVVWIAFHLVIMPMMHVVPSAFDQPFHEHVSELFGHIVWMMVIELVRRYYVYQNAFKYQNDLSHK is encoded by the coding sequence ATGAAAGAAAGAGAAGGATTATCTTTAACTCAAATGATTTATGCAGCACTGATTGGAGGATTATTATCAGGTGTTGTGAAATTAGGTTGGGAAGTCATGCTACCACCGAGAACGCCTGAACGTAACGCAACGAATCCACCTCAAGAGTTGTTACAGAAATTCGGTTTTAGTTCTGATTTTACTCACATGAGTTATCAATTCTCAGAACAATCTATGCCATGGGTAAGTTTTATCGTCCACTTTGGATTCGCAATTGCATTTGCTTTTATTTATATTATTCTTGTTAAACGCTTTGCAAAAGTATCAATGGGTTATGGTGCCGTATTTGGAGTAGTAGTTTGGATTGCTTTTCATTTAGTTATCATGCCAATGATGCATGTCGTACCTAGTGCTTTTGATCAACCTTTCCATGAACATGTTTCTGAATTATTCGGTCATATTGTCTGGATGATGGTCATTGAACTTGTTAGACGCTACTATGTATATCAGAATGCATTTAAATATCAAAATGATCTTAGTCATAAATAG
- a CDS encoding GNAT family N-acetyltransferase, translating to MIRMATKADLEGILHIYNDAIKNTTAVYTYDETTLAEREQWFENKLEKNQPVIVFDVDGDVAGFATYGSFRDWAAYQYTIEHSIYVNSNYRRQGIASKLLIEIIDMAKKNGFKTIVAGIDGENKDSIALHKKLGFKYNGTIEKVGYKFDRWLDLEFYQLMLK from the coding sequence ATGATTAGAATGGCTACAAAAGCAGATTTAGAAGGTATTTTACACATTTATAACGACGCAATTAAAAATACGACAGCGGTATATACATATGATGAAACTACTTTAGCAGAACGTGAACAGTGGTTTGAGAATAAATTAGAAAAAAATCAACCCGTCATTGTCTTTGATGTAGACGGAGATGTTGCTGGATTTGCTACATATGGATCGTTTAGAGATTGGGCAGCGTATCAATATACAATCGAGCATTCTATTTATGTTAATTCAAATTATAGAAGACAAGGCATTGCTTCAAAATTATTAATCGAAATCATTGATATGGCAAAGAAAAATGGATTTAAGACAATCGTTGCTGGTATTGATGGTGAAAATAAAGACAGCATTGCATTACATAAAAAATTAGGGTTCAAATATAATGGCACAATTGAAAAAGTAGGATATAAATTTGATAGATGGTTAGATTTAGAATTCTATCAACTGATGTTGAAGTAA
- a CDS encoding DUF3800 domain-containing protein: MEIKIALDESGNFGIDGDYIVVGGIQVSNEKPIINFMKNQELRFRKAYPHHFEHEEIKHTNSFPAMRYYYIQKIVEKSEAIHYCISNKTKCDQTMLRDENILYNYMVFRIVKRIVTSNEGMSKLTLLLDNRTIKITRRDSLVDYLKGKLYFDLGRPDIELEVTMLNSKHSRLIQAADFIAGCVYHFYTHKNKLCYNLIKDKLDCKYRYPYNNF, from the coding sequence ATGGAAATCAAAATCGCTTTGGATGAATCAGGGAATTTTGGTATCGATGGTGATTATATCGTTGTAGGTGGTATTCAAGTATCTAATGAGAAACCAATCATTAACTTTATGAAGAACCAAGAGCTAAGATTTAGGAAAGCTTATCCTCATCATTTTGAACATGAAGAAATTAAACATACGAATTCGTTTCCTGCGATGAGGTACTATTACATTCAAAAAATTGTAGAAAAATCAGAGGCCATTCATTATTGTATTTCGAACAAAACGAAATGTGATCAAACGATGTTAAGGGATGAGAATATACTTTATAACTATATGGTTTTTAGGATAGTGAAGCGGATTGTTACTAGCAATGAAGGAATGTCCAAATTAACATTATTATTAGATAATCGAACGATAAAGATAACGAGACGCGATAGTTTAGTCGATTATTTAAAAGGAAAACTATACTTCGATCTAGGCAGACCAGATATAGAACTAGAAGTAACAATGTTAAATAGTAAGCATTCTAGACTCATTCAGGCTGCTGATTTTATTGCAGGTTGTGTATACCATTTCTACACTCACAAAAATAAATTATGCTATAATTTAATTAAAGATAAACTTGACTGTAAATATCGATATCCATATAATAATTTTTAG
- a CDS encoding MFS transporter, translating into MADVSRGVDFNKKLYPPMILGSILNPINSSMLAVALVPIAQAFGIPFYQTAWLVSSLYLATSIGQPVIGKLIDIFGPRGLFLFATSLVGLASIIALFSSSFYGLVLARFLIGIGTCAGYPSAMYLIKYEGERTGKESPSTILTLLSISNQTISVIGPTIGGLLVTSGGWQAIFIVNLPMSILSFVFGYLYFPKIVNKNKLQSIKVQVDFIGIILFTITLSTWMIFFMEPHRNTLYLLIIGFITFVSFILFELKSKKPFIDLRVLGHNTALNNTYLRTFLSMIVSYSVLYGYIQWLEDVKDLTPAHAGLMMLPQFLVGLIMAQLTGTRLSIKAKLYIGTIGAIITMAGFQFINAQTPIIILILLSAVFGLPQGLLNLANQNAVYHQAPRSIIGMSAGLLRTCGYIGAIVSSTLIGMLFKGESLTVAMHQLGFIAMLISIIIMVLTVLGRNTLNAR; encoded by the coding sequence ATGGCAGATGTTTCAAGAGGTGTTGATTTTAATAAAAAATTATACCCTCCAATGATTTTAGGCTCTATTTTAAACCCTATTAATTCATCGATGCTTGCTGTTGCTTTAGTTCCAATTGCACAGGCGTTTGGTATACCTTTCTACCAAACTGCTTGGCTTGTATCGTCATTGTATTTGGCTACGAGTATTGGCCAACCAGTAATAGGGAAGTTAATTGATATTTTTGGTCCGCGTGGCCTCTTTTTATTTGCTACAAGTTTAGTTGGTTTAGCGAGCATTATCGCGCTTTTTTCGTCTTCTTTTTATGGTCTAGTCCTTGCCCGATTTTTAATCGGTATTGGTACTTGTGCGGGTTATCCGTCTGCAATGTATCTTATTAAATATGAAGGAGAACGTACGGGGAAAGAAAGTCCAAGCACGATTTTAACTTTGTTATCAATAAGTAACCAAACGATTTCTGTAATCGGACCTACAATAGGTGGATTATTAGTAACGAGTGGTGGCTGGCAAGCGATATTTATAGTGAACTTACCAATGTCGATCTTATCGTTTGTATTTGGATATTTATACTTCCCGAAAATTGTTAACAAAAATAAATTACAATCAATAAAAGTCCAAGTTGATTTTATAGGTATAATCCTATTTACAATCACTTTGTCTACATGGATGATATTTTTTATGGAACCACATAGAAATACCCTTTATTTACTCATCATTGGATTCATAACGTTTGTATCATTTATATTGTTTGAATTAAAATCCAAAAAACCATTTATTGATTTAAGGGTTTTAGGACATAATACGGCACTGAATAATACTTATTTACGTACATTTCTATCGATGATTGTCTCCTACAGTGTGTTATATGGGTATATTCAATGGTTAGAAGATGTTAAAGACCTGACACCTGCACATGCTGGTTTAATGATGTTACCGCAGTTTCTAGTCGGTCTAATCATGGCGCAATTAACAGGGACGCGATTATCTATCAAAGCTAAGTTATATATTGGTACGATAGGTGCAATTATAACAATGGCAGGTTTTCAATTTATAAATGCGCAAACACCGATTATTATATTAATCTTGCTATCGGCTGTATTTGGTCTCCCACAAGGTTTACTCAATTTAGCAAATCAAAATGCTGTATATCATCAAGCACCAAGATCTATCATAGGGATGTCAGCAGGATTGTTACGGACATGTGGTTATATAGGTGCAATTGTATCTTCAACATTAATCGGAATGTTATTTAAAGGTGAAAGTTTAACAGTAGCCATGCATCAATTAGGTTTCATAGCGATGTTGATTTCAATTATAATCATGGTACTTACGGTATTAGGTCGTAATACATTGAATGCGAGGTAA
- a CDS encoding isochorismatase family cysteine hydrolase yields MEQNTALLIMDMQNGIAGSYPGLDELVKTTNEAIAKAREANIPILFVRLAFSKNFSEVSPNNILFSKMKTSGIAMTTNDEAAQIVNGLDIESDDLIVTKQRISAFTGSNLDVLLSGLQVDHLVLTGIATSGVVLSTAVEAFDKDYTLTVLKDAAADRDAETHDFLVDNILTRYGDVITTEAWMK; encoded by the coding sequence ATGGAACAGAATACCGCGCTTTTAATTATGGATATGCAAAATGGTATTGCAGGATCATATCCTGGATTAGATGAGCTAGTGAAGACAACGAATGAAGCGATAGCAAAGGCTAGGGAGGCGAATATTCCTATTTTATTTGTTCGACTTGCTTTCTCTAAAAATTTCAGTGAGGTTTCTCCAAACAATATATTGTTTTCTAAAATGAAAACAAGTGGTATTGCTATGACGACAAATGATGAAGCTGCTCAGATTGTTAATGGGCTTGATATTGAATCAGATGATCTTATTGTTACTAAACAGAGAATTAGTGCTTTTACTGGTAGTAATCTCGATGTTTTATTAAGTGGACTACAAGTTGATCATCTCGTTCTAACTGGTATAGCAACGAGTGGTGTTGTATTATCTACTGCAGTTGAAGCTTTTGATAAAGATTACACGTTAACAGTATTGAAGGATGCAGCAGCAGATAGAGATGCGGAAACACATGACTTTTTAGTGGATAATATATTAACTAGATATGGTGATGTAATTACAACAGAAGCATGGATGAAATAA
- a CDS encoding YjdF family protein, with protein MELSVFHDGQFFIGLVEYSEGNKSKFAKYTFGSNPDDGEVLYFIEKYLLVLIENTKTSVNIKKKKQRVNPKRLQRQVAKEQRSSNDLTKAQLALKEEQELKKKQSKKQSKAKRDAFNERKRKIKKYKAKEKHKGH; from the coding sequence ATGGAGCTATCTGTATTTCATGATGGGCAATTTTTTATAGGTTTAGTTGAATATAGTGAAGGTAATAAATCAAAATTTGCTAAGTATACCTTTGGGTCAAATCCAGACGATGGAGAAGTTCTCTATTTTATTGAAAAATATTTGTTAGTATTAATTGAAAATACCAAAACAAGTGTAAACATTAAAAAGAAAAAACAAAGAGTTAACCCTAAAAGATTACAAAGACAAGTAGCTAAAGAACAAAGATCTTCTAATGATTTAACTAAAGCACAACTAGCTTTGAAAGAAGAGCAAGAGTTAAAAAAGAAGCAAAGTAAAAAGCAAAGTAAGGCAAAAAGAGATGCTTTCAATGAAAGAAAAAGAAAAATCAAGAAATACAAAGCAAAAGAAAAGCATAAAGGTCATTAA
- a CDS encoding GNAT family N-acetyltransferase: protein MTREIRLFEEKDFQKIDDLLVLYENLGYPTVAKELLNRLKKIYSHEDYYLLLLIKDDVLIGMSGMCKMLFYEKNDEYMRILAFVINSKYRGQGYGTMLLNESEKLATQLGCKAITLNSGNREERDNAHSFYKSNGFENKSLGFSKDIM from the coding sequence ATGACTAGAGAAATAAGGCTATTTGAAGAGAAGGACTTTCAAAAAATAGACGATTTGCTAGTTTTATATGAAAATTTAGGTTATCCAACAGTAGCAAAGGAATTATTAAATCGATTGAAAAAGATATATAGTCATGAAGATTATTATTTGTTACTTTTAATAAAAGATGATGTGTTAATCGGTATGAGTGGTATGTGTAAAATGTTGTTTTATGAAAAAAATGACGAGTATATGCGCATACTTGCATTCGTTATAAATTCTAAATACAGAGGTCAAGGGTATGGAACGATGTTATTAAATGAGTCAGAGAAATTAGCGACTCAATTGGGATGCAAAGCAATCACTTTAAACAGTGGTAATAGAGAAGAAAGAGATAATGCGCATAGTTTTTATAAAAGTAATGGGTTTGAAAATAAATCATTAGGGTTTTCAAAAGATATTATGTAA
- a CDS encoding Rv0909 family putative TA system antitoxin yields MKNKIKNTFDKLVKNGQLEKGLHKANDMYKKKSGKDYSKYIDKGMDKLKK; encoded by the coding sequence GTGAAAAATAAAATTAAAAACACATTCGATAAATTAGTTAAAAACGGTCAACTTGAAAAAGGCTTACACAAAGCAAATGATATGTATAAGAAAAAAAGTGGAAAAGACTATTCGAAGTATATTGATAAAGGTATGGATAAATTAAAGAAATAA
- the smpB gene encoding SsrA-binding protein SmpB produces the protein MPKVQNKPLAQNRKASHDYTIEDTIEAGIVLQGTEIKSIRRGSANLKDSYARVYNGEMYVYNMHIAPYEEGNRFNHDPLRNRKLLLKKKEIDKLFGITREKGYALIPLKLYIKRGFCKVLIGVAKGKRDYDKRHALKEKEAKRDVERAMKQRY, from the coding sequence GTGCCAAAAGTTCAAAACAAACCACTTGCGCAAAATCGTAAAGCGAGCCACGATTATACAATAGAAGATACGATAGAAGCGGGAATTGTTCTTCAAGGTACTGAAATCAAATCCATTCGCCGAGGTAGTGCAAACTTGAAAGATTCCTATGCACGCGTATACAACGGAGAAATGTATGTTTACAATATGCATATTGCCCCATACGAAGAAGGAAATCGATTTAATCATGATCCATTGAGAAATCGTAAATTACTTTTAAAGAAAAAAGAAATAGATAAACTCTTTGGGATTACGAGAGAAAAAGGGTATGCGTTAATACCTTTAAAACTCTACATTAAACGTGGTTTCTGTAAAGTATTGATAGGCGTTGCTAAAGGTAAACGTGATTATGATAAACGTCATGCTTTGAAAGAAAAAGAAGCAAAACGTGATGTTGAAAGAGCAATGAAGCAACGATATTAA